GGCCCGGCTCGATCATCAGCAGCCGATCGCCGTGGCCGCGCGCATCCAGGCGCTGCAGCAGGCGTTGCCACAGCGCATCGGCCGCCGGCGGGGTGTCGCCGTTGTAGTCGATGCCCAGGCCGCCGCCGAAGTCGATGTGCTGGATGGCGATGCCGGCGGCCTCGATGGCGTCCACCAGGTCGAGCATCCGCTCCAGCGCGTCCATGAAGGGCGCCTCCTCGGTAATCTGCGAGCCGATATGGCAGTCGATGCCGACCACGCGCAGGCCGGGCAGCGCCGCAGCGCGCTGGTAGGTGGCCAGCGTGCGCTCGTGGGCGATGCCGAACTTGTTGCCCTTGAGGCCGGTGGAGATGTAGGGGTGTGTCTTGGCGTCCACGTTGGGATTGACGCGGATGCTGACCGGTGCGCGCAGGCCCATGCTGCTTGCGACTTCGCTGAGCACTTCCAGCTCGGCCTCGCTCTCGACGTTGAAGCACTGGATGCCGGCCTCCAGCGCCTGGCGCATCTCGGCGCGCGTCTTGCCCACGCCCGAGAAGATGACGCGGGCCGGGTTGCCGCCGGCAGCCAGCACGCGCGCCAGCTCGCCGCCGGAGACGATGTCGAAGCCGCAGCCCTGGGCGGCGAACAACTGCAGCACGGCCAGCGAGGAGTTGGCCTTCATGGCGTAGCAGATCTGCACGCGCCGCCCGGCAAAGCCGCGTTGGTAGGCGGCGAGTGCTGCCAGCATGTGGGCGCTGGAGTAGACGTACAGCGGCGTGCCGTGCTCGCGCGCCAAGTCGGCCAGGCGGCAGTCCTCCAGGTACAGGGACTGGTTGCGGTAGTGCAGTTGCGGTTGGCCGGGCAGGGGGGAGGGGATCATGGTCGGGAGCGGGAAGGAGAAACCAGGGACGGATCGGAGGCCGGATCGACAGGGGCAGCAGGCGTGGCCGGCTGGGCGATGGAGGCGGCTGCCGGCGGGGCGGCGGCACCCTGCTCGGGCAGATACAGCGGGCCGCGCTGGCCGCAGCCCGCAAGGGCGGCCAGGACTGCCAGGGCAGCGAGGGCGGCAGGGAACGAGGTGCTGACTAGAATGCGGCGGCCTGTAAACATCTGCAAATTGTATTGATGACCGACCTGGAATATATGGATCGCGCCGAGGCCCTGCTGCTGGCGCTGGAGCAGGGCTGCGACCGCATCAACGAGGAGACCGATTGCGACCTGGACAGCCAGCGTTCGGGCGGCATGGTCACCATCGCCTTCGAGGGCGGCAGCCAGATCATCGTGAACTTGCAAAAGCCGCTGCAGGAGGTCTGGCTGGCGGCGCGCTCGGGCGGCTACCACTACCGCTTCGATGCGGCCAGCGGGTGCTGGCTCGACACCAAGGCCGGCAGCGAGTTCTTTGCCGATCTGGCGCGCTGCGCCAGCGAGCAGGCCGGGCAGGCGCTGCGTTTCGTACCTGTCTGACAGCCGGTGTCAACTACTTTTTTGATAGCTGACAGCGCTTGTTGGACAAGGGTTTGAGGGCAAAAAGACCTCAAACCCAGTCACGTCGCAGGATCAGTTGCGAAACAAATCCAGGATGCGGCTGCGCTCCTCCGGTGCGGGCGGGGCGACCGGGGCCGGCGCGCCGGCATCCGGCTCGGAGCTTGCGGACTCCAGGCCGACGCTGGCCACGCCGCCGCTACGCGCGTACTCGTTGTAGTACCACTCGCCGCCGATGTTGGTCACGCCCTCGGGCACGGGCGGCTCGGTCACCGGCACGCCCTTGAGTGCCTTGTCCATGAAGTTGATCCACACCGGCAGGGATAGGCCGCCGCCGGTCTCGCGGCTGCCCAGGTTGCGCGGCGTGTCGTAGCCGATCCAGGTCACGGCCGCGATGCTCGGCTGAAAGCCGGCGAACCAGGCATCGACCGAGTCGTTGGTAGTGCCCGTCTTGCCGTACAGGTCAGGCCGCTTGAGCGTGGCCTGGGCGCGCGCTGCCGTGCCCGAGCGGGTGATCTCCTGCAGCAGACTGTCCATGATGAAGGCGTTGCGCGCGTCGATGGCGCGCGGGTTGTGCTCCAGCGGCGGCGGCTGGAAGTTGGACAGCACCCGGCCCTTGTGATCCGACACGCGCGTGATCAGGTAGGGATTGACGCGCCAGCCGCCATTGGCAAACACCGAGTAGGCGGTGGCCATCTGCATGGGCGTGACCGAGCCGGCGCCCAGCGCCATGGTCAGATAGGCCGGATGCTTGTCGGCGTCGAAGCCAAAGCGCGTGACCCATTGCTGCGCCGTCTTCGGCCCGACAGCCTGCAGCACGCGGATCGACACCAGGTTCTTGGAGCGCGCCAGGCCGGAGCGCATGGTCATGGGGCCGTCGTACTTGCCGTCGTAGTTCTTGGGCTCCCAGGGCTGGCCGCCGGTCACGCCGGAGCCGAAGAACAGCGGTGCGTCGTTGATCACGGTGGCCGGGGTGAAGCCCTTTTCCAGCGCCGCCGAGTAGATGAAGGGCTTGAAGGCCGAGCCCGGCTGGCGCCAGGCCTGGGTGACGTGGTTGAACTTGTTCTTGTCGAAGTCGAAGCCGCCCACCAGCGCGCGGATGGCGCCGGAGCGCGGGTCGATGGCGACGAAGGCCCCCTCGACCTCGGGCAGCTGGGTGATCTCCCAGGTCTTCTTGGGCGTCTGCACCACGCGAATCACGGCGCCGCGGCGCAGCCGGATGTTGGGCGGCGCCTTGTCGGACAGGCCGGACTGGGCCGGCTTCAAGCCTTCGCCGGTGATCTCCAGCTTCTCGCCGTCGGCGCGCGCGGCGACGATCTTTTTCGGCCCGGCCTCCAGCACCACGGCGGCGCGCACGTCGCCGTTGTCGGGGTGCGCGGCCAGGGCGTCGTCGATGGCGTCCTCCAGCTCGGCGGCGCTGCGGGGCAGCTCCACGAAGCGCTCCGGGCCACGGTAGTGCTGGCGCCGCTCGTAGTCCATGATGCCCTGGCGCAGGGCGCGGTAGGCCGCTTCCTGCTCGCCGGCATTGAGCGTTGTATAGACGTTCAGGCCGCGTGTGTAGGCCTCGTTGCCGTACTGGGCAAAGATCAGCTGGCGCGCCATCTCGGCCACGTATTCGGCATGGATGCGCGTGCTGTCGCCCGGCGAGCGCAGCCGGATGGGTTCGCGCTTGGCCTCGGCGGCCTCGGCGGCGCTGATGAAGCCGTTGTCGTACATGCGCTCGATGATGTAGAGCTGGCGGCTGCGCGCGCGCTTGGGATTGCTGATGGGGTTGTAGGCCGACGGGGCCTTGGGCAGGCCGGCCAGCATGGCGGCTTCGGCAATGGTGATGGATTTGAGTGGCTTGCCGAAATAGGTCTCTGCCGCTGCGGCAAAGCCATAGGCGCGGTTGCCCAGATAGATCTGGTTCATGTAGATCTCGAGGATCTGATTCTTGCTCAATAGATGCTCAAGCTTGAAGGTCAACAGGATTTCGTAAATCTTGCGTGTAAATGTTTTCTCTGATGAGAGATAGACGTTGCGCGCCACCTGCATGGTGATGGTCGATGCGCCCTGGCTCTTGACGCGGCCCAGGTTGGCCAGCGCGGCGCGCAGCACGCCCTTGTAGTCCACCCCGCCGTGCTCGAAAAAGCGCGCGTCCTCGATGGCCAGCACGGCGTCCGTCATGACCTTGGGGATGTCCTCGATGGGTGTCAGGTTGCGCCGCTCCTCACCGAACTCGCCCAGCAGCGCGCCCTCGACCGAATAGACCCGCATGGGCAGCTTGGGCTTGTAGTCGGCCAGCTCCGAAATGTCGGGCAGGTTGGGGTAGGCCACGGCCAGGCCCAGCGCCACGGCCAGGACGACGCCCAGCACGCCGGCGACGGCCAGGCCCAGCAACCAGGCCAGGGCCAGCAGCGGCAGGCGCAGCCACGGGGGCAGGCGGCGGGCGGGCTGGCGATCCGGTTTTTTTCCCGGCTTTTTTTCCGGTTGCGCAACCGGCTC
This portion of the Melaminivora jejuensis genome encodes:
- the lysA gene encoding diaminopimelate decarboxylase, with translation MIPSPLPGQPQLHYRNQSLYLEDCRLADLAREHGTPLYVYSSAHMLAALAAYQRGFAGRRVQICYAMKANSSLAVLQLFAAQGCGFDIVSGGELARVLAAGGNPARVIFSGVGKTRAEMRQALEAGIQCFNVESEAELEVLSEVASSMGLRAPVSIRVNPNVDAKTHPYISTGLKGNKFGIAHERTLATYQRAAALPGLRVVGIDCHIGSQITEEAPFMDALERMLDLVDAIEAAGIAIQHIDFGGGLGIDYNGDTPPAADALWQRLLQRLDARGHGDRLLMIEPGRSLVGNAGVCLTEVLYLKPGEDKNFCIVDAAMNDLPRPAMYQAYHAIVPLDCAAEGRQGVTYDVVGPVCESGDWLGRERQLAVQPGDLLAVLSAGAYCSAMGSTYNSRPRPAEVLVSAGTAQVVRRRESISDLLRNEQLPAQAGGL
- the lptM gene encoding LPS translocon maturation chaperone LptM, which produces MFTGRRILVSTSFPAALAALAVLAALAGCGQRGPLYLPEQGAAAPPAAASIAQPATPAAPVDPASDPSLVSPSRSRP
- the cyaY gene encoding iron donor protein CyaY is translated as MTDLEYMDRAEALLLALEQGCDRINEETDCDLDSQRSGGMVTIAFEGGSQIIVNLQKPLQEVWLAARSGGYHYRFDAASGCWLDTKAGSEFFADLARCASEQAGQALRFVPV
- a CDS encoding penicillin-binding protein 1A, whose product is MTSSTDQEPVAQPEKKPGKKPDRQPARRLPPWLRLPLLALAWLLGLAVAGVLGVVLAVALGLAVAYPNLPDISELADYKPKLPMRVYSVEGALLGEFGEERRNLTPIEDIPKVMTDAVLAIEDARFFEHGGVDYKGVLRAALANLGRVKSQGASTITMQVARNVYLSSEKTFTRKIYEILLTFKLEHLLSKNQILEIYMNQIYLGNRAYGFAAAAETYFGKPLKSITIAEAAMLAGLPKAPSAYNPISNPKRARSRQLYIIERMYDNGFISAAEAAEAKREPIRLRSPGDSTRIHAEYVAEMARQLIFAQYGNEAYTRGLNVYTTLNAGEQEAAYRALRQGIMDYERRQHYRGPERFVELPRSAAELEDAIDDALAAHPDNGDVRAAVVLEAGPKKIVAARADGEKLEITGEGLKPAQSGLSDKAPPNIRLRRGAVIRVVQTPKKTWEITQLPEVEGAFVAIDPRSGAIRALVGGFDFDKNKFNHVTQAWRQPGSAFKPFIYSAALEKGFTPATVINDAPLFFGSGVTGGQPWEPKNYDGKYDGPMTMRSGLARSKNLVSIRVLQAVGPKTAQQWVTRFGFDADKHPAYLTMALGAGSVTPMQMATAYSVFANGGWRVNPYLITRVSDHKGRVLSNFQPPPLEHNPRAIDARNAFIMDSLLQEITRSGTAARAQATLKRPDLYGKTGTTNDSVDAWFAGFQPSIAAVTWIGYDTPRNLGSRETGGGLSLPVWINFMDKALKGVPVTEPPVPEGVTNIGGEWYYNEYARSGGVASVGLESASSEPDAGAPAPVAPPAPEERSRILDLFRN